One window of Alosa sapidissima isolate fAloSap1 chromosome 21, fAloSap1.pri, whole genome shotgun sequence genomic DNA carries:
- the srsf4 gene encoding serine/arginine-rich splicing factor 4, which translates to MSRIYIGRLSYRAREKDVEKFFKGYGKILEVDLKNGYGFVEFDDPRDADDAVYDLNGKDLCGERVIVEHTKGPRRDGSYGSGGGGGGGGGGGGGGGGSGRSNWYGRGGRDRYGPPVRTDYRLIVENLSSRCSWQDLKDYMRQAGEVTYADTNRGRRNEGVIEFRLYADMKRALEKLDGTMVNGRKIRLIEDRPGARRSRRSYSRSQSRSRSRSRSRRSRKSRSHSDSSSRSRSRSRQASRSRSRSVSKKGKAKGRHEEEERSNGAHKGRGRDEARSRSKSRSRSRSRGSRGSRSRSPKSKHGRKEGKKGRKDKSRSRSRSRSRSRSRSRQRSASRSRSRSADKERSRKSDSKGRDAPKSDDEEARPAAGATAARGSRSRSRSRSRSRSRSHSRSPLAANARAKSKSKSPSPSPAKARSRSESRSKSRSRSRSRSRSQS; encoded by the exons ATGTCTAGGATCTACATAGGCAGGCTGAGCTATCGCGCAAGAGAGAAAGACGTGGAGAAGTTTTTCAAAGGTTATGGAAAAATACTGGAGGTCGATTTGAAAAATGG GTATGGGTTTGTTGAGTTTGATGACCCGAGAGATGCAGACGATGCTGTGTACGACCTGAACGGGAAGGACCTCTGTGGCGAGAGGGTTATCGTAGAGCACACCAAAGGACCTCGTCGTGATGGCAGTTATggttctggtggtggtggtggcggcggcggcggcggcggcggtggtggtggcggctcTGGGAGAA GCAACTGGTATggcaggggagggagggacCGGTATGGACCTCCGGTCCGCACCGACTACCGGCTGATTGTAGAGAACCTCTCCAGTCGCTGCAGCTGGCAGGACCTGAAG GATTACATGCGGCAGGCAGGTGAGGTGACATATGCCGACACGAACCGCGGCCGACGGAATGAGGGAGTGATCGAGTTCCGTCTGTACGCCGACATGAAGCGGGCTCTAGAGAAGCTGGACGGCACCATGGTGAACGGCCGCAAGATCCGACTCATCGAGGACAGGCCTGGGGCTCGCCGCAGTCGCCGCTCCTACTCCCGCAGCCAGAGCCGCTCCAG gtctcgCTCCAGAAGCAGGAGGTCACGGAAGAGCCGTAGCCACAGTGACAGTAGCAGCCGCAGTCGTTCCCGCTCCCG ACAAGCCTCTCGCTCCCGCAGTCGCTCGGTCAGCAAGAAGGGCAAGGCCAAGGGCCGTCACGAGGAAGAGGAGCGTAGCAATGGCGCCCACAAGGGTCGAGGCCGGGACGAGGCGCGCAGCCGCAGCAAGAGCCGCAGCCGGAGCAGAAGCCGGGGCAGCCGAGGTAGCCGTAGCCGCAGCCCCAAGAGCAAGCACGGCAGGAAGGAGGGCAAGAAGGGCCGCAAGGACAAGTCCCGGTCCCGTTCGCGCTCCCGCTCGCGTTCCCGCTCCCGCTCCAGACAGCGCTCCGCCTCTCGGTCACGATCCCGATCCGCCGACAAGGAGCGCTCCAGGAAATCCGACTCGAAGGGCCGCGACGCGCCCAAGAGCGACGACGAAGAGGCAAGACCGGCGGCGGGGGCGACGGCGGCGAGAGGCTCTCGCTCAAGGTCACGCTCTCGCTCCCGATCTCGCTCCAGATCGCACTCCCGCTCGCCGCTGGCCGCCAACGCTCGGGCGAAGTCCAAGTCCAAATCCCCGTCTCCCTCCCCGGCAAAGGCCAGATCTCGCTCCGAGTCCCGCTCAAAATCCCGTTCCCGCTCGAGGTCCCGATCACGATCCCAATCCTGA